The following are from one region of the Luteimonas sp. MC1572 genome:
- a CDS encoding acyl carrier protein codes for MQDNTATSVQPPAAGSRESYLVGIWSELLDIDVQPSDNFFDIGGNSMLAIQMSERVSKETGVRIKLMQLAVQSLGEIAADLPDDVAPGARSSGGRLVGRVKRLFGSASARG; via the coding sequence ATGCAAGACAACACCGCGACCAGTGTCCAGCCCCCGGCCGCCGGGTCCCGCGAGTCCTATCTGGTCGGGATCTGGTCGGAGCTGCTGGACATTGACGTGCAACCGTCGGACAACTTCTTCGACATCGGTGGAAATTCAATGCTCGCCATACAGATGTCGGAACGCGTTTCGAAGGAGACCGGCGTGCGCATCAAGCTGATGCAGCTCGCGGTGCAGAGCCTGGGCGAAATTGCTGCCGACCTGCCGGACGACGTGGCGCCGGGTGCGCGCAGCTCCGGCGGCCGCCTGGTAGGGCGCGTCAAACGTTTGTTCGGCTCTGCGTCGGCACGAGGCTGA
- a CDS encoding right-handed parallel beta-helix repeat-containing protein has protein sequence MAAPANAAEWFVSPTGNDSSGNGSIGSPFRTVKRVLSTTNGVVSAGDTVTLRGGATYNECDVRLRKPLTLRSYPGERAHIHCDVNTPDSVTIQIDPGASGSRLSNLEISGGRYYAVMLQTSWYQGGPSSNKGAENVVLEDLLIRDTGRDGIKVTPKSNNATIRRVEIRNTGKMYPAGTSPDAMNADGIDNVNGSGMLVEDSYIHDIATTGLYFKGGAADVVVQRNRIENTGMAGILVGFDTSTEFFDLQLNPQYYESIRGTVRNNVVRNTQYAGIGLYAAKDALVANNTIVNAARKGHGALYFGVPFQDWDPLAGRPASVNPKLVNNLVIQDGGNCIDIRYSGELGGLSGLSGSANSNYNGFHNASCTFRDSRPGSGLTTAGTLGQWRSATGQDANSKLAAFSVNATGHIAAGSPAIGGGIPLSQVVHDIDMHVRGTSNDIGADQLAGGTTPPPTTNPPRRNRLKTPTATLPPVATPPRPRLRGPVDTGTPPARTPARPGISNPTLTTSAPAEAASDVVITSPAAAAWKTVGSWIDGAKQKLSAD, from the coding sequence GTGGCCGCCCCGGCCAACGCCGCCGAGTGGTTCGTCTCCCCCACCGGCAACGACAGCAGCGGCAATGGCAGCATCGGCTCGCCGTTCCGCACCGTGAAGCGCGTGCTCTCCACCACCAATGGCGTGGTGTCGGCGGGCGACACCGTCACGCTGCGCGGTGGCGCCACCTACAACGAGTGCGACGTCCGCCTGCGCAAGCCGCTGACGCTGCGTTCCTATCCCGGCGAGCGCGCGCACATCCATTGCGACGTGAACACCCCCGACAGCGTCACCATCCAGATCGATCCGGGTGCCTCGGGCAGCCGCCTCAGCAACCTCGAGATCAGTGGCGGGCGCTATTACGCCGTGATGCTGCAGACCAGCTGGTACCAGGGCGGCCCGTCCAGCAACAAGGGCGCCGAGAACGTGGTGCTTGAAGACCTGCTGATCCGCGATACCGGCCGTGACGGCATCAAGGTCACCCCGAAGTCGAACAACGCGACCATCCGTCGCGTCGAGATCCGCAACACCGGCAAGATGTACCCGGCCGGCACGTCGCCGGATGCGATGAACGCCGACGGCATCGACAACGTCAATGGCTCCGGCATGCTGGTCGAGGACAGCTACATCCACGACATCGCCACCACCGGCCTGTACTTCAAGGGCGGAGCGGCGGACGTGGTGGTGCAGCGCAACCGCATCGAGAACACCGGCATGGCGGGCATCCTGGTGGGCTTCGACACCAGCACCGAGTTCTTCGACCTGCAGCTCAATCCGCAGTACTACGAGTCGATCCGCGGCACGGTGCGCAACAACGTCGTCCGCAACACGCAGTACGCGGGTATCGGCCTCTATGCGGCCAAGGATGCGCTGGTCGCCAACAACACCATCGTCAACGCGGCGCGCAAGGGCCACGGCGCCCTGTACTTCGGCGTGCCGTTCCAGGACTGGGACCCGTTGGCGGGCCGTCCGGCGAGCGTCAACCCGAAGCTGGTCAACAACCTCGTGATCCAGGACGGCGGAAACTGCATCGATATCCGCTACAGCGGTGAACTTGGCGGGCTTTCCGGCCTCAGCGGTTCGGCCAACTCGAACTACAACGGCTTCCACAACGCGAGCTGCACGTTCCGCGATTCGCGTCCCGGCAGTGGCCTGACCACGGCCGGCACGTTGGGACAGTGGCGGTCGGCCACCGGCCAGGACGCGAACAGCAAGCTGGCCGCGTTCTCGGTCAACGCCACCGGCCACATCGCCGCGGGCAGCCCGGCCATCGGCGGCGGCATTCCGTTGTCCCAGGTGGTGCACGACATCGACATGCACGTCCGTGGCACCAGCAATGACATCGGTGCCGATCAGCTCGCCGGCGGCACGACCCCGCCGCCGACGACCAATCCGCCGCGTCGTAACCGGCTGAAGACGCCGACGGCCACCCTGCCGCCGGTGGCGACGCCGCCGCGCCCGCGGCTCCGTGGTCCGGTCGATACCGGTACGCCTCCGGCGCGCACCCCGGCGCGTCCCGGCATCAGCAACCCGACGCTCACCACGAGCGCACCGGCCGAGGCAGCGTCCGACGTGGTGATCACGTCGCCGGCCGCCGCCGCATGGAAGACGGTGGGCAGCTGGATCGACGGCGCGAAGCAGAAGCTCTCCGCCGACTGA
- a CDS encoding non-ribosomal peptide synthetase, translating to MSAVKPVPDAGAAVEYDPFAEGAVARVVPTTEPQREIWLADQLGRDASLAFNESVTMRLKGRLDAAALHGALQDLLDGHGALRGNLGPEGDTLCVLDCVELALPTFDYSKLDDAAREAAVAERLRLAVETRFALQHDRLFRAELLRLGDDDHLLVLTAHHIVCDGWSWWVLTRELAALYAARLGTPSELPPADDFADYALAEATRHANAAFAEDEAYWLSRFAGETPVLDLPTDRPRPARRGFASAREDYVLDGEVVAAIRKMGARRGVSLFATLLASFAALLSRLSSQSQVVVGIPAAGQSVDGHDHLVGHCVNTLPLLFDLDPAQPVAAAIDAAQATLLDALDHQRYTFGTLLRKLKVARDPSRLPLISVMFNIDQALGREHAAFPGLEMDFASNARTFENFELFINAVQVGDGLRLECQYSRDLFDTATIRHWMAYWRTMLEAMVEDDSRALGQLPLLAETERRLVLEKFNDTQVDYPRDCCIQELIEQQVRRTPDAIAVEHQGACLRFDELNAAANRLAHHLRSIGVKPDDRVAVCVDRSLDMVVGLLAVLKSGAAYVPLDPAYPADRLAYMLGDCRPSVLLTRQALAGTLAGIAPSLPRLVLDAAEPEWAGQPGTDPAPVALATNLAYVIYTSGSTGMPKGAMNEHRGVVNRLLWMRDEYRIGPGDTVLQKTPFSFDVSVWEFFLPLLSGARLVMARPDGHKDPAYLADTVQARGVTTMHFVPSMLHAFLEHPGVGRACAGLRRVICSGEALPASLVEAFGRELPGVELHNLYGPTEAAVDVTAWACSAGARAASVPIGHPIANTRIYILDASGQPVPIGVSGEIFIGGVQVGRGYLNRDALTAERFLPDPFVREPDARMYRTGDLGRWRADGNIEYLGRNDFQVKLRGFRIELGEIESNLAAHESVAQAVVIAREDRPGDVRLVAYVVARPGAQADPARLAAHLKRVLPDYMVPQHFIAMDAIPLSPNGKAERKSLPAPDLAARVASDLVPPRNETERAIAEAMSHVLGVPDIGVHDDFFALGGHSLLAAQLTTRLNRDLGAALSLRSVFDCPTVARLAEVVEQEAGEATPRPRIVRREDQSRAPLSLVQERLRMLEAFNPGILSYNTPSGHRLRGPLDVALLDRAFREVAQRQTVLRTTIATEGGEPVQVIHDEIDPGLLQVQDLSTVPEDEREAEVARRMQVMVETPFEDLSRPPLFRAQLFKLAEHEHALFFMPHHIIWDGWSFDLLYSDIAESYAALVEGRAPRLPELPVTYGDYAAWHNEWVKGPEYAKQLVSWRERLGAPNSQGGRPQALPTDKPRKRGMSGNSASCKVLVPGDLTAALHARSRDMDVTLFVTLLSAYALLLADHAGQRDMVIGTPVRGRNSSEVEGLMGYFTNLLPLRMEIDPARPFTELVRKVRDVVLDSFSAPDIRLEDLTRELSLRSEGGGTMLYQALFSFQDIRQRVVRWGDLDHSRIEVFQPGATEDLGLWFVEDGGGMAGGLIYNSDILFEQSILRLRACYMALLRAIADDPARSVGALAGLATRDAGGLA from the coding sequence ATGTCCGCAGTCAAGCCAGTCCCCGATGCGGGAGCCGCGGTCGAATACGATCCGTTCGCCGAAGGCGCAGTCGCGCGCGTGGTGCCCACCACCGAGCCGCAGCGCGAGATCTGGCTGGCCGACCAGCTCGGCAGGGACGCCTCGCTGGCGTTCAACGAGTCGGTGACGATGCGGCTCAAGGGCCGCCTGGACGCCGCCGCGCTGCACGGCGCGTTGCAGGACCTGCTCGACGGGCATGGCGCCCTGCGTGGCAATCTCGGGCCGGAGGGCGACACCCTGTGCGTGCTCGATTGCGTGGAGCTGGCGCTGCCGACGTTCGACTATTCGAAGCTGGACGATGCCGCGCGCGAAGCAGCCGTCGCCGAGCGCCTGCGGCTGGCGGTGGAAACCCGGTTCGCGCTGCAGCACGACCGCCTGTTCCGCGCCGAACTGCTGCGCCTGGGCGACGATGACCACCTGCTCGTGCTCACGGCACACCACATCGTCTGCGACGGCTGGTCGTGGTGGGTGCTGACGCGCGAGCTGGCCGCGCTGTACGCAGCGCGGCTGGGCACGCCGTCCGAACTGCCGCCGGCGGATGACTTCGCCGATTACGCGCTGGCCGAGGCCACGCGCCATGCCAATGCCGCCTTCGCGGAGGACGAGGCCTACTGGCTGTCGCGCTTCGCCGGCGAAACGCCGGTACTCGACCTGCCCACCGACCGGCCGCGCCCCGCGCGCCGCGGCTTCGCGTCCGCGCGCGAGGACTACGTGCTCGATGGCGAGGTGGTCGCAGCGATCAGGAAGATGGGCGCGCGCCGTGGCGTGAGCCTGTTCGCGACCCTGCTGGCCAGTTTCGCCGCGCTGCTGTCCCGGCTGTCGAGCCAGTCGCAGGTCGTGGTCGGAATCCCCGCCGCGGGCCAGTCCGTTGACGGGCACGATCACCTGGTCGGGCACTGCGTCAACACGCTGCCGCTGCTGTTCGACCTTGATCCCGCGCAGCCGGTGGCCGCGGCCATCGACGCTGCGCAGGCGACCCTGCTCGATGCGCTCGACCACCAGCGCTATACCTTCGGCACGCTGTTGCGCAAGCTCAAGGTCGCCCGCGATCCGTCGCGGCTGCCGTTGATCAGCGTGATGTTCAACATCGACCAGGCGCTGGGTCGCGAACACGCCGCGTTTCCAGGCCTGGAGATGGACTTCGCCAGCAACGCGCGCACGTTCGAAAACTTCGAGCTGTTCATCAACGCGGTCCAGGTGGGGGACGGGCTGCGCCTCGAGTGCCAGTACAGCCGCGACCTGTTCGATACCGCCACCATCCGCCACTGGATGGCGTACTGGCGCACGATGCTCGAGGCGATGGTCGAGGACGATTCGCGGGCACTCGGGCAGCTGCCGCTGCTGGCCGAGACCGAGCGCCGGCTGGTGCTGGAGAAGTTCAACGACACCCAGGTCGACTATCCGCGTGACTGCTGCATCCAGGAACTGATCGAGCAGCAGGTGCGGCGCACGCCCGACGCGATCGCGGTCGAGCACCAGGGCGCGTGCCTGCGCTTCGATGAGCTCAACGCGGCGGCCAATCGCCTGGCGCACCATCTGCGCAGCATCGGCGTGAAACCCGATGACCGTGTCGCGGTGTGCGTCGACCGCAGCCTGGACATGGTGGTGGGCCTGCTGGCGGTGCTCAAGAGCGGTGCCGCTTACGTGCCGCTGGACCCGGCCTATCCCGCCGATCGCCTCGCCTACATGCTCGGCGATTGCCGGCCATCGGTGCTGCTGACCCGGCAGGCGCTGGCAGGGACGCTGGCGGGCATCGCCCCGTCACTGCCGCGGCTGGTGCTCGATGCCGCGGAGCCCGAGTGGGCGGGGCAGCCAGGCACCGATCCCGCGCCCGTTGCGCTCGCGACCAACCTCGCCTACGTGATCTACACCTCCGGTTCGACCGGCATGCCCAAGGGCGCGATGAACGAACATCGCGGCGTGGTCAATCGGCTGCTGTGGATGCGCGACGAGTACCGCATCGGCCCTGGCGACACGGTGCTGCAGAAGACTCCCTTCAGCTTCGACGTTTCGGTGTGGGAGTTCTTCCTGCCACTGCTGTCGGGCGCGCGCCTGGTGATGGCGCGGCCGGACGGCCACAAGGATCCGGCCTACCTGGCCGACACCGTGCAGGCGCGTGGCGTGACCACGATGCATTTCGTGCCATCGATGCTGCATGCGTTCCTCGAGCATCCCGGCGTGGGTCGCGCCTGCGCGGGCCTGCGACGGGTGATCTGCAGCGGCGAGGCACTGCCTGCATCGCTGGTGGAGGCATTCGGGCGCGAACTGCCGGGCGTCGAACTGCACAACCTGTATGGGCCGACCGAGGCGGCGGTGGATGTCACCGCGTGGGCGTGCAGTGCCGGCGCCAGAGCGGCCAGCGTGCCGATCGGGCATCCGATAGCCAACACCCGCATCTACATCCTCGATGCGTCCGGCCAGCCGGTGCCGATCGGCGTGTCCGGCGAGATCTTCATCGGCGGTGTGCAGGTCGGCCGCGGTTACCTCAACCGCGACGCGCTCACCGCCGAGCGCTTCCTGCCCGATCCCTTCGTGCGAGAACCGGATGCGCGCATGTACAGGACCGGTGACCTCGGGCGCTGGCGTGCCGACGGCAACATCGAATACCTGGGCCGCAACGATTTCCAGGTGAAGCTGCGCGGTTTCCGGATCGAGCTGGGCGAGATCGAGAGCAATCTGGCGGCGCATGAATCGGTCGCCCAGGCGGTGGTCATCGCCCGCGAGGATCGGCCCGGCGACGTCCGGCTGGTGGCCTACGTGGTCGCCAGACCGGGTGCCCAGGCCGATCCGGCCCGGCTGGCGGCGCATCTGAAAAGGGTGTTGCCCGACTACATGGTGCCGCAGCACTTCATCGCGATGGACGCGATTCCGCTGTCGCCGAACGGCAAGGCCGAGCGCAAGTCGCTGCCGGCGCCCGACCTGGCGGCGCGCGTCGCCAGCGACCTGGTGCCGCCCCGCAACGAGACCGAGCGTGCGATCGCCGAGGCGATGTCGCACGTGCTCGGCGTGCCGGACATCGGCGTGCATGACGACTTCTTCGCGCTCGGCGGCCATTCGCTGCTGGCCGCGCAGCTGACCACGCGACTGAACCGCGACCTCGGCGCGGCGCTGTCGCTGCGTTCGGTGTTCGATTGCCCCACGGTGGCCAGGCTGGCGGAGGTCGTCGAGCAGGAAGCAGGAGAAGCGACGCCGCGCCCGCGGATCGTGCGACGCGAGGACCAGAGTCGCGCACCGCTGTCGCTGGTGCAGGAGCGGCTGCGGATGCTGGAGGCATTCAATCCCGGCATCCTGTCCTACAACACGCCTTCCGGACACCGCCTGCGTGGCCCGCTCGACGTGGCCCTGCTGGACCGCGCGTTCCGCGAAGTCGCGCAGCGGCAGACCGTGCTGCGCACCACGATCGCCACCGAGGGTGGCGAGCCGGTCCAGGTCATCCACGATGAGATCGATCCGGGCCTGCTGCAGGTGCAGGACCTGAGCACGGTGCCGGAGGATGAGCGAGAAGCCGAAGTCGCGCGCCGCATGCAGGTGATGGTGGAGACGCCCTTCGAGGACCTGTCGCGGCCGCCGCTGTTCCGGGCGCAGCTGTTCAAGCTTGCCGAACACGAGCACGCCCTGTTCTTCATGCCGCACCACATCATCTGGGACGGCTGGTCGTTCGACCTGTTGTACTCCGACATCGCCGAGAGCTACGCGGCGCTGGTCGAGGGACGGGCGCCACGGCTCCCGGAACTGCCGGTGACCTACGGCGACTACGCGGCCTGGCACAACGAATGGGTCAAGGGCCCGGAGTACGCGAAGCAACTGGTGTCCTGGCGCGAGCGGCTGGGTGCACCCAACTCGCAGGGCGGCCGGCCGCAGGCCCTGCCAACGGACAAGCCGCGCAAGCGCGGAATGTCGGGCAACAGTGCGTCGTGCAAGGTCCTGGTCCCGGGAGACCTCACCGCGGCCCTGCATGCCCGCAGCCGCGACATGGACGTGACCCTGTTCGTGACCCTGCTGAGCGCGTACGCGCTGCTGCTTGCCGACCATGCCGGCCAGCGCGACATGGTGATCGGTACCCCCGTGCGGGGGCGCAACTCGTCGGAAGTCGAGGGCCTGATGGGCTATTTCACCAACCTGTTGCCGCTGCGCATGGAGATCGACCCGGCGCGGCCGTTCACCGAGCTGGTGCGCAAGGTACGCGACGTGGTGCTGGACAGTTTTTCCGCGCCCGACATCCGGCTCGAGGACCTGACCCGCGAGCTGAGCCTGCGCAGCGAGGGCGGCGGCACGATGCTGTACCAGGCGCTGTTCTCGTTCCAGGACATCCGCCAGCGCGTGGTGCGCTGGGGCGACCTCGACCACAGCCGCATCGAGGTCTTCCAGCCCGGTGCGACCGAGGACCTGGGCCTGTGGTTCGTCGAGGATGGCGGCGGGATGGCCGGCGGGCTGATCTACAACTCCGACATCCTGTTCGAACAGAGCATCCTCCGGCTGCGCGCGTGCTACATGGCGCTGCTGCGCGCCATCGCCGACGACCCCGCGCGCAGCGTCGGGGCGCTCGCGGGCCTGGCCACGCGCGACGCCGGCGGGCTGGCGTAG
- a CDS encoding alpha/beta hydrolase translates to MLHPAVGTPRALVLMCPPLLHEHARSHRFFSQMADRLAADGVACLRFDYHGTGDAEGDDADFSPDLALADIACAAAELRRRAGDHPLVLMGIRASAPLAFHAANPARADALWLWLPVVDGCAHVQSLEAQDLAARTDPRRYPLRALPVPAERDELVGFRTSAGFRRELASRCVVAGGTRLPVAVVTGPGTMPVAFADGTHHVLPDVASDWVDELDLRSVIHLRDAEPVVQALLLDLPQRRRTVAHG, encoded by the coding sequence GTGCTGCATCCCGCAGTGGGCACGCCGCGCGCCCTGGTGCTGATGTGTCCGCCGCTGCTGCACGAGCACGCGCGCAGCCATCGCTTCTTCTCGCAGATGGCCGATCGGCTGGCGGCCGACGGCGTCGCCTGCCTGCGCTTCGACTACCACGGAACCGGCGACGCCGAAGGTGACGACGCCGACTTCAGCCCGGACCTGGCGCTTGCGGACATCGCCTGCGCTGCCGCCGAGCTGCGCCGGCGCGCCGGCGACCATCCGCTGGTCCTGATGGGAATCCGCGCGTCCGCGCCACTGGCATTCCATGCCGCCAATCCCGCCCGGGCCGATGCGCTGTGGCTCTGGCTGCCGGTGGTGGACGGTTGTGCCCACGTGCAATCGCTGGAAGCCCAGGACCTCGCTGCGCGGACCGATCCACGCCGCTATCCGCTGCGCGCACTGCCGGTGCCGGCCGAACGCGACGAGCTGGTCGGGTTCCGCACCTCGGCGGGGTTTCGCAGGGAGCTCGCCTCGCGCTGCGTGGTGGCGGGCGGTACGCGATTGCCGGTGGCGGTCGTGACAGGCCCGGGCACCATGCCGGTGGCCTTTGCCGACGGCACCCATCATGTGTTGCCGGACGTCGCTTCCGACTGGGTCGACGAACTCGACCTGCGCAGCGTCATCCACCTTCGCGACGCCGAGCCGGTGGTGCAGGCGCTGCTGCTCGACCTGCCGCAGCGCCGCCGGACGGTGGCTCATGGATGA